Proteins encoded in a region of the Macaca mulatta isolate MMU2019108-1 chromosome X, T2T-MMU8v2.0, whole genome shotgun sequence genome:
- the LOC144338795 gene encoding uncharacterized protein LOC144338795: protein MRRCKDEGAHQHAGEKEGAAGKTKLVPCSSTPLPLVQIATPRRAPRSARSGGREAADGAPVTSGPCLTLLAASWRRAACPPGAALRGPKRESRGAAGAPSCCEAPAPAPSHPLLVPATSPCPGASGEHGP from the coding sequence ATGCGAAGGTGTAAGGATGAGGGCGCGCACCAGCACGCGGGAGAAAAAGAGGGGGCGGCGGGCAAAACGAAGCTGGTTCCCTGCTCCTCTACTCCTCTGCCCCTGGTACAGATCGCAACTCCTCGCCGCGCACCGCGCAGCGCCAGGTCCGGAGGCAGGGAAGCGGCTGATGGAGCCCCTGTGACTTCGGGACCCTGCCTCACCTTGCTCGCCGCGTCCTGGCGTCGCGCCGCTTGTCCGCCGGGTGCTGCGCTCCGAGGGCCAAAGAGGGAGTCTCGCGGCGCAGCCGGGGCTCCCTCCTGCTGCGAGGCACCAGCACCCGCACCTTCGCACCCTCTGCTAGTCCCGGCCACTTCACCCTGTCCTGGCGCAAGCGGAGAGCACGGACCCTAA